The sequence TTTAATCTGGTTGGGGATCTCGAAACCTGTGAACAAAGGTACACTTGCGCCCAACTGCAGCGATGTGCTACTGGTATTCTTATTGGTATAGGTATTATCCATTGTCAAACCACGTCCGAACGAGAAGTTCTGACTTACACTACCGCTCAAATCTGGCAAACGCGAGTTCTTGGCAGTAGAGAGTTGTATCTCCTGCTGGCGGCACTGGTTCTGCTGCTGCTTAATGCCGATATTATGCTCCACTGCATATTCACAGCATTCACGCAAGCCCCATGCCTTCTGGGCACTAGCAGTACCAAGGCCCAGCGAACCAATCATCAATGCAAAAACATATCTTTTCATAATCGCTTATTTTTCATTATCGTCTGTAACAATCTCTGGGCCACGTACCTTATCCTTGGCAGTTATACCCTTCTTAATCTCAATGTTCACACCGTCAGAGAGACCTGTTTCAACAAAAGTGCGATCGTAGGTTTTATTTTTGCCTTTACCTTTGATCACGTAAACAAAGGTGCTGTCGCCACTAAACTCGATGGCGCTTTCTGGGATGCAGAGCACCTTGTTGGCCTTGTCCAACACGATTTCGGCATTAGCACTGTAGCCAGAACGGATTTTTCCACCCTCTACAAGTTTTACAGCTGCCTTAATCTCAAACTGGTTGGTTCCGTTGCTCTCGATAGCCTTTGGCGAGATGTATTCCAATGCAGCATCAAACTTCAGGTCCTGCAGGGCACCAATCGTAATTTTCATATTCATGCCGTTAACCAACTGTCCTACCTCAGTCTCATCGATATTACCACGGAAAATCAAATCCTTCATATTAGCCACTGTGGCAATCGTGGTACCATCGTTAAAGGTATTCGACAGGATAACCGAATTACCCACCTTAACAGGGATATCGAGAATAACACCGCTAATGGTAGAACGGATGAGAGTTGAAGAAGCTTTAGCATTCGACTTCGACACACCATCGCGCACCACTTCGAGAGCATCCTGTGCAGCCAGCTTTTCGTGCTTGGCCTGATTCAGGCTAATCTTAACCTTATCAAACTCATCAGCACTCACCAGTTTCTGGTTAAAGAGGTTCTGCTCACGCTCGAAATCAGTCTGAGCCTGCTTCAGGTTGATCTCAGCCAGACGTACACGCATCTCAGCACTCGACAGCTGGGCCATATCAGGAATCACCTTAACCTTAGCTATCACATCGCCAGCGTTCACATAGTCGCCAGGCTCTTTCAACAATTCTGAGATGATACCAGAGATCTGGGGTTTGATATTCACCTCGTTACGGGGCTCAATCTTACCTGTAATAATGGTGGTTTTCTGGATGCTGTCGAGCTTTGGAGTAAACTCGTTGTAAACAACTTCCTTGGGCTGGCTCTTCTGCCACAGGAACACGAATGTTCCGATGAAAATCAACGCGATAATAGCGGCGATAATCAGTTTGCTGTACTTTTTCATACTTCTTATAGTTTTTATTATTATATTCTATATTTTTGCTAATTTTACTCGTCTCTCATTGCGTCTACCGGTTTAATGCTCATGGCTCGAGCGGCAGGGGCTAATCCAGCTAACAAGCCAAGCGAGCTTACGATAAAGGCGCAGAATATAGCCGTCCAGAAGGTCACCTGGAAGTGAATACTCACGATGCCATCTTCTGTATTGGCCATTTCGAGCATCTGCAGTATCATGACGGCAAACAGGATGCCGCTCATACCCGCCACAAGCGTTAGCACAATGCTCTCGCTGATAATCTGCGATAGGATCATCTTAGGGGTAGCACCGATGGCACGACGGATACCGATCTCTGTGGTACGTTCCTTAACCGTTACCATCATGATGTTCGACACGCCTATGGCACCAGCCAAAAGAGTTCCAAGACCAACCAACCAGATGAGGATATTCACACCCTTAAACAGATTATTAATCAACTGGAACATCAGTTCGGTATTAAATACAAACACCCCTTGCTCGTCAGTAGGATCCACATAGTGCGCTCTGGCCACCGTCTCACGGATACGTGGTGTGATTTTACTCATCAGCACACCTGGGCGACCAATAGCAGCAATGACGTCAACGGCGTTACCACGATTAAAGGCTGCCTTCATCATCGTGATGGGAATGGTGACTCTTTCTTCTGATCGACCACCAATAGAAATACCGCCTGCACTATAATCGACACCCACCACCTCGTAATAGGTGGAATCCACACGTATTTTCTTTCCGCAAGGGTCGCCACCTTCCTTAAACAGGTCCTTGTAGATTTTTTTACCAATCACGCACACCTTGCGTTGTTCCTGTATGTCCATCTCGTTGATGAAACGACCGTAGTACATCTTTGGTGCGATGATTTTCACCATCTCAGGCACGGCACCCTGCATATTAGGTGTGGTCTTCTGGTCGCCATAGTAGGCCGTCGAGCCACGTCCCATCAGGATAGGAGCTACAGCTTCCAGTTCAGGAATCTGCTGTTTCAGGCGTTCCACATCCTTATAATCCATATACCAGCTACGCCCTTTACGGAACCCTTTATAGGGTTTCGAGGTCTGCTCGGCACCAACAATCACTGTATTCTGCGCAAAGCCTTCGAAATTGCTATACAACTTCTCCTTCACGCCCTTTCCGCCTCCCATCAGGGCAACAAGCATAAACACGCCCCAGAACACACCGAAACCGGTGAGGAACGAACGCGACTTGTTTCGCGTCAGCGTGTCGATGATTTCTCTGTATGAATCTATATCCAGTCTCATTTGACTATTTCACTATTTACGATTTTACAATTTAATCTGCGCGAAGTGCCTCAATGGGGCGGATTCTACTTGCTTTATAGGCTGGAATAAGTCCTGCGATAGTACCTGCAATCACCATCACCAGTGTGGCCTCGATACAAACATCCAGTCCCACGGTAGGGTTAACAAACAGTGTAAGCTTCTCAACTCCCAGGTCGGTAACCTCATGCCCCAGCGTTGCGTCCATATACTCATTAGCAAACACACCACACAGCATACCTACGTAGCCAAACAGGGTGGTGATAATAACACTCTCGACAATAATCAGTCGCAGGATGCTCCAAGGCTTTGCACCAATAGCCTTACGGATACCAAACTCGTGGGTGCGCTCCTTAACGGTGATGAGCATGATATTACTTACGCCCACGATACCAGAGAGCAGTGTGAAGAGTCCGATGACCCAAAGGAAAGTATGGATGATATCTATTCCTTTCTCCATCTGCTGGCTTTGAGCATAGTTATTCCATATCCAGATGCCGCGATCATCCTCAGGGTGAATCTGGTGCATACCATTCAGTCGGCGACGATAGTCCTTCTCAAAGGCCTCGTTGGCATCCTCAGAGGTCAATCCCTTAAACGTAAACTCGATGCTGCCCAGACTAGGTGTATCGGCGCCATAAATACTCTTGATCGCAGTGTAAGAAGAATAGGCTCTGCCATTACCTTCGCCACGGCTCTTGTAGATGCCAACAACCTTGAACGAGATATCGCCCACCTTGATATACTTGCCCAACAACGTTTTATAGTCCTTAGGTTCCAACTCCTTAGCCTGGTTATCACCGAGCACAATCACCTTACGGCGATCCTTCAGGTCGATATCATTAATGAATCGGCCACACAGCATGTGCTCTTTGACAATCTTGGTATGAATAGGATGCACACCTGCGATGCGGATATTCATGTAGTTCTCGCCATAGCTGGCAGTGCCACTGGTAAAATAGTTGGCTCCCACCTCGTCAATATTCTCAGTAAACTCTGTCCGAGTGGCTTCCAGGTCCTTCACGTTCAACTGTATATCGCGCCCTTCCTTCAAGCCTTTATAGGGCATCGAAGTCCAACCGCCATCAACCTCCATCGAGTTGGTCAGGAAGTCGCCGTTCATCTTCATCGTGGCATTGATGAGACCGTTTCCGGCTCCCAACAGCACGATGATCATAAAGATGCCCCACGCCACAGCAAATCCCGTGAGCGTAGTACGAAGTTTATTCCTTCGCGCTGTCTGCCATATTTCAGTTATTATATCGTGCATAATCTTTATTCTTTTGCAACGGACTACAGGACTTTACGATTTTTCCTTAGTCATTAAGTCGTGTTGTCCGTTGCTAAAAATACTACTTCATTAAACCTCCGCTGCCAAAAGGACTAGCATTATGATCGAGATTCTCTTCTATCTGACCTATGACACCATCCTTGATATGTACAATCTTGTTGGTTTCATTAGCCACACCGCTCTCATGAGTTACCACTACGATGGTCATGCCATCCTCTTGGTTCAGCTTCTTCAGCAGCTGCATCACCTCCACAGATGTCTTCGAGTCGAGTGCACCTGTAGGCTCATCGGCCAGGATAATCTGTGGACGGGTGATGAGTGCTCTGGCTATTGCCACACGCTGTTTCTGTCCTCCCGACAGTTCGTTGGGGTAATGTTCGGCCCAATCGGCCAAGCCCAGCTTATCCAGATATTCCATCGCCATCTGGTGACGCTTCTTTCTGGATACCCCTTGGTAGAATAATGGCAACTCAACGTTTTCCACGGCGGTCTTGAAAGAGATGAGATTAAAGCTCTGGAAAATAAAACCTATCATCTTGTTGCGATACTCGGCAGCCTTACGCTCTGAGAGGTTCCAGATGGGAGTTCCGGCGAGCTCGTAGCTCCCTGAGTCGTAGTTATCCAGAATACCTAAGATATTAAGCAGCGTGCTCTTACCCGAGCCCGAAGCACCCATGATGCTGACGAACTCACCCTTTGCGATGTCGAGCGAGATACCCTTCAGCACATGCAGTGGCTGGGCACCCTGATAGGTCTTGTTGATGTCTTTTAAATGTATCATTGTTATTTATAACTTAGTTTATTTGTATGTTTTGACGTAGCTTACTCGCCAAAAGTTGCATTATATGCATTTTTAACATCTTCTAACGTGATGCCTAACAGCTGCATCTGGCGGAATAATTCTGGCAGTCGCTCTTTCACGAACTCCTGCTTGCGCGCCTTCAGAATCTGCTGTTTGGCACCTGGAGTAACAAAGTATCCCAGTCCACGCTTGTTGTAGATGATTTCCTCGCGTGCCAACTGTTCATAGGCTTTTACAGCGGTATTAGTATTCACCTCGAGCAGCACGGCATACTCACGTACGCTGGGGATGCGATCATCGTCTTTATATACACCCGAGAGGATCTCCTCGCACAGCCTGTCGGCCATCTGGATGTAAATCGGTTTATCATTTGTAAAAGTCATAATTCAACCACTTATTAGTTATTAATTCAAATCCTTTGAAGATACGGAACGATAACCAGTAATTTACAACAGAGAAGACAGCGAAGAATGCTGTAAGTACATAGGTCATGGCACCAACCCCCTCTTCCATCACATCAGCTGTATAGTAAGTATAAAACATGCTTCCGCCATGATGACGCTTAAACCATACAAATGCTGTAATGCCTGCCACAAGTACAATGCTACTGATTACGAATGCATACTTGCGGAACAGCGTGCCACCAAGGGTATAGAAAGAATGCAACCATACGAGTCCACTCACCAGAAATGCCAGAGACATCAGGCGATAACCCAATGAATGATATGAACTTATACCATCAAATGTCATCATCTTAACCACTTCCGGAAAAACAAACGAATTCCACGAATCACCATAGAACAGAGCACGGAACACTACACGCAGCGTATCGCCTACGATAAACGACAGGTGCATCGTCAGGAATCCACATACAGTAGAGAATATGGTGGCTGCCAGAAACTTCTCTAAGTTGGTAGCAGGCAGCATCAGGAATGCCTGGCGATTTGGTTTCTTATCCAGCTCGACAAACAGGTTACAAATACCTGCCACTACACCAATAATGATGAAAACCACAAAGAATCCAGCCAGGCCACCAGTATGGGTTCCTACAGGTTCTGTAGAACGGAATATGCCCAACACCATCATCTCCCCCAAGAAAACACCCAGTATGAGTGTCAAGGCCCACATCAGCTTCGAGTGCATGTTTACACTGATCATCCAGCGCAAAGCCTTTCCAAATCTATTAATATCGAAACTATTCATAACTTTCAAATGTTTACAAATTTACCAATGTTCTGAGTGCGGCAGAAAATCCTGTACGACAACCAGTAGTTAACGATGGCCCAAATGCCGTAAACGGCATCAGAGATATGAAGCAGCGTAATAGCATCACCGTGAATCATATCAAACTGATTTTCGTAAGAAATAGGGAACAACCATGTTTGTACCATCGACAAGAAGATGAGCACCAATAAGGTGAAAATCCACGAGTACTTGTGCGAACGGAAGAAGGTGGCACCAAGGGCGAAACACGACTGAAGCCAAAGAAACAAAATAATCAGGGCATTAATAACCGTAACCTTCTTTGAGCCAATGGCTTCCCAATTAACAGTGAAAGGATTTAAGCGACCGAACAGAGCGCCTGTTACAGACTGCGGATTGTTACCTATCAGCCAGTTAAAAACATACTGCACCAAGTCGGCTCCAAAATAAGCTACAACTATAATACCTATTACAAAAATCCAAGTGGCATAGCGCATCAGGTATTTCTCGAAATTCGAGGCTGGCAACAACAACAGAGCCTGCATATCGTGTTTCCCTTTCATGCTGTTAAACATCATCGCTGGGCCTAAGGCTACTTGAATAAAAAACATCATCACCACAACCACGCAACAAGGTTTATAACCTGTATCAGCACCTTTCAGCCAATAAAAGCTGGTAGTAAAAAACAGGAACACCAGCGTAAGAAACACAAACATCTGGAGCAGCGAGCGCATGTAGTAGCTCTTGTCGTTAGTGAGCGACCAACGAGCCACCTTTGCAAACCTATGTATATTAAACTGTATCATAAGATTTAATGTTTAATCTCTAAATTTTACCCTCGTTTACAGCATTAAACAGCAACTCCAAATTAACCTGAGTTTCAGCACTATCCTCCTTGCGTGGTGCAATCACAGCATTACCCTGAAGCGAAGGCTCGGCATAAAGCACATCGTCCATCTCGGCAGGTGTGCGATACTCAAAAGTAAACTTCTCCTGGATATCAGCCACACTGGCATTCAGCAACAGCTTCTGTGGACTCAAGATAAGGATATGATCCAACAGCGATTCCACATCGTGCACCTGATGGGTTGAGATTATCAGCGTGCGATCGCCAGTCATATACTGGGTAACCACCTTACGGAACTGACTCTTCGAAGGGATATCCAGTCCGTTGGTAGGCTCGTCCATCAGTAGCACACGGGTGTTGGTAGCCAAGGCAAAGGCCATAAACACCTTTTTCTTCTGTCCCATCGAGAGGGCATTCAGTTTCAGGTCGGTGGTCAGTTCAAAATCCTTCAGACAGCCCTCCAGAACGGTTGTGCTGAACAAGGGATAGAAGGGGCGGTTGATCTTTACATACTCATCGAGCGACATAGCGGGCAGGTCGAACTCCTCAGGAACGATAAAGATATCCTGCAGTGTTTCAGGGCGGCGCAGTTTGGTCTCGATACCATCAAAGCTTACAGTACCCTTCTTGGGGCGCAGCAGTCCAGCAATCAGGTAAAGCAGTGTACTCTTACCTGTACCGTTCTTACCCAGCAGACCATAAATATTATCCTGCTTCAGTTCCAGACTGAAATCATCGAATACCAGGTTCTTACCACCTGCGTACTTAAAACTGATGTTGTTTACCTCGATCATAATTCTATTTAATTTTAATGTTCAATGTTACGTGTTATAGTGTACCACTTTAATAGTACACTGCAAAAGTAGAATAAAAACAAATACGCTCCAAGCTTTTATGCAAAAATCTGCAATCTATTAACACTATTTAGCACTTCAACCCTCACGCGTACATAACTAATAAACAGGGAGATAGTACGGCACTATCTATGAGATACTCGTAACTTATCTGGTAGATATCCGGCACTTATCTGCCCACGAAGTTACGGTTACTATTAATGGTAGCGATTGCTACATTTAATGGTAGCAAAAATTCCCATTAATGGGAACAATGGCAGCACAGTGTAACACTGTAACATACGACAGGAGAGAGAAAAAATATGGTCAAGATAGAACAAGTAATAGCTTATAAGATTATTTATATATTATAATATATAAATAATTAATATATAATATTATTATAATAATAGATATTATACAACCATGACCAAACTTTTTTTCGTTCCTGTCGTAAAATTAACGTTACACTCTTGGTAGATTGAAATATTTTTTGTACCTTTGCAGTGTAATCTTAAAAGACTGAATAATGACAAAAGAGACTAACTTAAATGACCGTTCAATCATCGAACGACAGATGCTATTCGCAGGTAAAGAAATCGAGAAGCTGATGGATGTATATCCCTGCTTACGCGAGGTGTGCAAGGGCCTTAAAACCGAGGCCTACCCTGCTGCTATGTTTGCATCGTCGGCCTTCCTGGGTACGCTGATGACACGTTGTACCTATCGTTTTTACCATCGCCCTCAGGAGTTGCGTCGCCTCAACTATAGCGTGTTCATCATTGGCGACCCTGGTTCAGGAAAATCGTTTGTAACCAATCTCTACGAACTTTTAGCCGGTCCTATCCGCAAAGTATCTAAGGAGGGGCAGAATGCCGAGAATCGCTATCGTCGCAAATACAAGGAGTGGCTGGACAACGGACAGAAAGGCGATGGCCCCAAGAAGCCCCAGGTAATTATCCGTACCCACCCTGCCCGTACATCCAACAAGGTGTTTATCGAAGACATGAAGCATGCCGTTGAGATG is a genomic window of Xylanibacter ruminicola 23 containing:
- a CDS encoding ATP-binding cassette domain-containing protein, whose amino-acid sequence is MIEVNNISFKYAGGKNLVFDDFSLELKQDNIYGLLGKNGTGKSTLLYLIAGLLRPKKGTVSFDGIETKLRRPETLQDIFIVPEEFDLPAMSLDEYVKINRPFYPLFSTTVLEGCLKDFELTTDLKLNALSMGQKKKVFMAFALATNTRVLLMDEPTNGLDIPSKSQFRKVVTQYMTGDRTLIISTHQVHDVESLLDHILILSPQKLLLNASVADIQEKFTFEYRTPAEMDDVLYAEPSLQGNAVIAPRKEDSAETQVNLELLFNAVNEGKI
- a CDS encoding efflux RND transporter periplasmic adaptor subunit produces the protein MKKYSKLIIAAIIALIFIGTFVFLWQKSQPKEVVYNEFTPKLDSIQKTTIITGKIEPRNEVNIKPQISGIISELLKEPGDYVNAGDVIAKVKVIPDMAQLSSAEMRVRLAEINLKQAQTDFEREQNLFNQKLVSADEFDKVKISLNQAKHEKLAAQDALEVVRDGVSKSNAKASSTLIRSTISGVILDIPVKVGNSVILSNTFNDGTTIATVANMKDLIFRGNIDETEVGQLVNGMNMKITIGALQDLKFDAALEYISPKAIESNGTNQFEIKAAVKLVEGGKIRSGYSANAEIVLDKANKVLCIPESAIEFSGDSTFVYVIKGKGKNKTYDRTFVETGLSDGVNIEIKKGITAKDKVRGPEIVTDDNEK
- a CDS encoding ABC transporter permease; this encodes MRLDIDSYREIIDTLTRNKSRSFLTGFGVFWGVFMLVALMGGGKGVKEKLYSNFEGFAQNTVIVGAEQTSKPYKGFRKGRSWYMDYKDVERLKQQIPELEAVAPILMGRGSTAYYGDQKTTPNMQGAVPEMVKIIAPKMYYGRFINEMDIQEQRKVCVIGKKIYKDLFKEGGDPCGKKIRVDSTYYEVVGVDYSAGGISIGGRSEERVTIPITMMKAAFNRGNAVDVIAAIGRPGVLMSKITPRIRETVARAHYVDPTDEQGVFVFNTELMFQLINNLFKGVNILIWLVGLGTLLAGAIGVSNIMMVTVKERTTEIGIRRAIGATPKMILSQIISESIVLTLVAGMSGILFAVMILQMLEMANTEDGIVSIHFQVTFWTAIFCAFIVSSLGLLAGLAPAARAMSIKPVDAMRDE
- a CDS encoding ABC transporter permease — translated: MHDIITEIWQTARRNKLRTTLTGFAVAWGIFMIIVLLGAGNGLINATMKMNGDFLTNSMEVDGGWTSMPYKGLKEGRDIQLNVKDLEATRTEFTENIDEVGANYFTSGTASYGENYMNIRIAGVHPIHTKIVKEHMLCGRFINDIDLKDRRKVIVLGDNQAKELEPKDYKTLLGKYIKVGDISFKVVGIYKSRGEGNGRAYSSYTAIKSIYGADTPSLGSIEFTFKGLTSEDANEAFEKDYRRRLNGMHQIHPEDDRGIWIWNNYAQSQQMEKGIDIIHTFLWVIGLFTLLSGIVGVSNIMLITVKERTHEFGIRKAIGAKPWSILRLIIVESVIITTLFGYVGMLCGVFANEYMDATLGHEVTDLGVEKLTLFVNPTVGLDVCIEATLVMVIAGTIAGLIPAYKASRIRPIEALRAD
- a CDS encoding ABC transporter ATP-binding protein, which codes for MIHLKDINKTYQGAQPLHVLKGISLDIAKGEFVSIMGASGSGKSTLLNILGILDNYDSGSYELAGTPIWNLSERKAAEYRNKMIGFIFQSFNLISFKTAVENVELPLFYQGVSRKKRHQMAMEYLDKLGLADWAEHYPNELSGGQKQRVAIARALITRPQIILADEPTGALDSKTSVEVMQLLKKLNQEDGMTIVVVTHESGVANETNKIVHIKDGVIGQIEENLDHNASPFGSGGLMK
- a CDS encoding GntR family transcriptional regulator, whose protein sequence is MTFTNDKPIYIQMADRLCEEILSGVYKDDDRIPSVREYAVLLEVNTNTAVKAYEQLAREEIIYNKRGLGYFVTPGAKQQILKARKQEFVKERLPELFRQMQLLGITLEDVKNAYNATFGE